A DNA window from Suncus etruscus isolate mSunEtr1 chromosome 8, mSunEtr1.pri.cur, whole genome shotgun sequence contains the following coding sequences:
- the LOC126015956 gene encoding NUT family member 2G-like encodes MFTVIYPVTGPLVVRAGTEDVLGNIDGHSSLSLSILLTLIPPFLFSAEFPEQLPDMTLNREVSGSDVTVMHFPTPGPVQQSPREPIWLPPPETLVVDPGSPLLLSPFAAAISPVAGGAGHGPRNPEPGRVIIQVAPEPELLASAIQPAIRPPFTPNWAAAGSLPRGAGYYPAPLATTPVQMTSMSTTASSVSQAVQGGVAPQAPPPVAQVGPSVLPSNSEPLALWLSEDLGVAPAQNRGPREDSCSSQSVYQNFRRWQRYKPLAQIYLPQASDTAALACFFIPVLRSLGRLEPTMTVEEGLQRAMREWQCTSNYERMEYYDMAAKFMEFEAEEEMQAAMLQCSHGEQGLQSPTTPMPELQGAPLPAVGQQPVCVPRNAGPQAVPQIRTDEQQLPRTQAPPEIPPEAVQEYIDIMNELLKGPALEEVRNEQEEEAQPWSNSNVLSYVDELCSQENFVTQAETIIQPRFLDHLLSPDPQLDISALAEELEGVEGLIPSQLADEHRPALHEDQAGKAMTPKDSSAEEIAADHGALSPTQAHRRGASNVTCVPSSRSGHPSRPIPPKASLVALPTLESRADHFLGQDPPGMIMPGSSEGSSEEKALSSLASLLASQQSLEPCGVPLSPAPAPGPQSTRSRARPRTRLPSRRAIHTSGPNSASSLNQGSGPTEQTPKPEAPPRMQGVYRVTFVPDSPTLSPRKRALSSSPARATGPCCPRGREGLRPHPPQRRAFQLPGPTAAPSKRRRVCVGSESPPAEQTPRSEKTRIQYRGVTVELDGHTLPLDRLQPVVVLRRIKIPGLP; translated from the exons ATGTTCACTGTCATTTACCCCGTCACAGGGCCTTTAGTAGTGAGAGCTGGGACTGAGGACGTCCTGGGGAATATAGATGGACACTCATCCCTTTCCCTCTCCATACTCCTCACTCTCATCCCCCCTTTCCTCTTCTCCGCAGAATTTCCTGAGCAGCTCCCAGACATGACCCTGAATCGGGAAGTGTCTGGCTCAGATGTCACGGTCATGCACTTCCCCACTCCAGGGCCTGTCCAGCAGTCTCCCCGGGAACCAATTTGGTTGCCGCCCCCAGAGACCTTGGTCGTTGATCCCGGCAGTCCTCTTTTGCTGTCGCCTTTCGCTGCGGCAATCTCCCCAGTGGCAGGAGGTGCCGGACATGGACCCCGgaaccctgagcctggcagggtcATCATCCAGGTTGCGCCTGAACCAGAGCTTTTGGCATCAGCAATACAACCTGCCATCCGACCACCGTTTACACCCAACTGGGCTGCAGCAGGGTCTCTGCCTAGAGGTGCGGGTTATTATCCTGCACCCCTTGCCACAACACCTGTGCAGATGACCTCGATGTCCACCACAGCCTCCAGTGTTTCCCAGGCAGTCCAGGGGGGCGTTGCTCCTCAAGCTCCACCACCAGTGGCCCAGGTGGGTCCCAGCGTTCTCCCATCCAATAGTGAGCCCCTGGCCCTGTGGCTATCCGAGGACCTTGGTGTGGCCCCTGCCCAAAACAGAGGGCCCCGTGAAGACTCCTGCAGCTCCCAGAGCGTTTACCAAAACTTCAGGCGCTGGCAGCGCTACAAGCCTCTGGCCCAAATCTACCTTCCCCAAGCTTCAGACACTGCAGCCCTTGCCTGCTTTTTCAT CCCGGTGCTGCGCTCTCTGGGCCGCTTAGAGCCCACCATGACTGTGGAGGAAGGTCTGCAAAGAGCCATGCGAGAATGGCAGTGCACCAGCAACTATGAGCGCATGGAGTATTATGATATGGCGGCAAA GTTCATGGAGTTTGAGGCAGAGGAGGAGATGCAGGCAGCGATGCTGCAATGCAGCCATGGGGAGCAGGGCCTACAATCTCCCACCACTCCAATGCCTGAGCTTCAGGGGGCACCACTTCCAGCTGTGGGCCAGCAGCCAG TCTGTGTCCCCAGGAATGCTGGTCCACAGGCTGTACCCCAAATACGCACTGATGAACAGCAGCTCCCCAGGACCCAGGCTCCTCCTGAGATCCCCCCTGAGGCCGTGCAGGAGTATATTGATATCATGAACGAGCTGCTCAAGGGCCCTGCATTGGAAGAGGTCAGGAACGAGCAAGAGGAGGAGGCCCAGCCTTGGTCCAACTCCAACGTCCTCAGCTATGTGGATGAGCTGTGCTCCCAGGAAAACTTTGTCACCCAG GCGGAGACCATCATTCAACCCCGCTTCCTGGATCACCTGCTCTCCCCCGACCCCCAGTTGGATATTTCAGCCCTGGCAGAGGAGTTGGAAGGGGTGGAGGGACTCATCCCCTCGCAG CTTGCGGATGAGCACAGGCCGGCCCTGCATGAAGATCAGGCTGGGAAGGCGATGACCCCCAAGGACTCGAGTGCAGAGGAGATTGCAGCTGACCACGGGGCCCTGTCACCCACCCAGGCACACAGGCGAGGGGCCAGCAATGTCACCTGCGTGCCCTCAAGTCGCTCTGGGCACCCCTCAAGGCCTATCCCACCAAAGGCTTCCTTGGTGGCTCTCCCCACCCTGGAGAGCAGGGCTGACCACTTTCTGGGCCAGGACCCTCCAGGCATGATCATGCCTGGATCAAGCGAGGGTTCTAGTGAGGAGAAGGCGCTGTCCAGCCTGGCCTCCCTCCTGGCCTCTCAGCAAAGCCTGGAGCCCTGCGGTGTGCCCCTGAgtcctgcccctgcccctggcCCCCAAAGCACCAGAAGTCGTGCTCGTCCCAGAACCCGCCTTCCTTCCAGAAGGGCCATCCACACCTCGGGCCCTAATTCTGCCTCTTCCCTGAACCAAGGTTCTGGCCCTACTGAGCAGACCCCAAAACCTGAGGCGCCCCCAAGGATGCAAGGCGTTTACAGGGTTACCTTTGTACCGGACAGCCCCACACTCAGCCCAAGGAAGAGGGCTTTGTCCTCGAGTCCTGCCCGTGCCACTGGCCCCTGCTGCCCCCGGGGTCGGGAGGGTCTGCGGCCTCACCCTCCGCAGAGAAGGGCCTTCCAGCTGCCtggccctactgctgccccatCTAAAAGACGGCGAGTCTGCGTGGGCTCAGAGTCTCCCCCCGCGGAGCAGACCCCTCGGTCTGAGAAGACCCGCATCCAGTATAGGGGTGTGACCGTGGAGCTGGATGGCCACACGCTCCCCCTGGACAGGTTGCAGCCTGTGGTGGTCCTGAGGAGGATCAAGATCCCCGGCCTCCCTTAG